From the genome of Arthrobacter sp. ERGS1:01:
GTCTGGCTTCCGGCGTCCTGCTTCACGGGCGGGGCAACAGTGGTGTTGCTTGCCTGGGAACCGCTGCTGACAGCGTTGCCCAAGACGCCCACGGCATTGCCGGACAAGTTCACCGGAACCGTGACGGGCACGGCCACCTGGACATTGCCCAAGACGTTCCCGACCACGCCGCCCAGCAGGCCGTCACCGTGCGAAGAACCGGCGGTCTGCCCACCGGCGTCCTGCTTGACGGCCGGCGCAACCGTGGTGTTTGAGGCCTTCGAACCGCTGCTCACGGCATTGCCCAGGACGCCCACGGCATTGCCGGAGACATTCACCGGAACCGTGACGGGCACGGCCACCTGGACATTGCCCAGGACGTTCCCGACCACGCCGCCCAACAGGCCGCCGCCGTCCGAGGAGTTCGAATTTGTTTGGTGGCCCAGTCCCTGGACCACGGAGGAAACAGTGCTCTGCACCGCGTGGGCGCCACCGGATGAACCGGTGACTGGCTGTTCTGCAGCGTTGGCTGCACCTGCGCCGAGGGCCAGAAGCCCTCCGGCAAAGACCGCTGCACAGAGCGATCGACGAATGACGACATGCATAATGTTCAACTCCTGAAAAGTCTTTTTGACCTGGTTTGCGGTTGCAAATGCCAGGAAATACCGGGGGCCGTTTTCCCTTGGACGGGGCGGCCGGCGGTCAACTAGTCAGGGCTCGAGCCCGGGTCCGAGGGCATGGAGGCAGGCAGGGCCCAGTCGACGTCCCACAACGGCGCACCGTGCGCTGCCATGCGCAAAGACAAGGGGAAGAATTCATCGGCGGCCGCGAATCCGGCTGACCCGCCCGCTCCGCCGGAAGACATGCTTGCTGAGGCCGCCGTCGCCGCGCTCGTGATGACGGCGGGAGGACAGGGACCCACGGCGGAATCGCCCGTGGCTGCGGCACAGGCGGCGCTCGCACCGCCGGAGCCCGGGAGCGTCATGGCCGCGAATACCGGGTGTCCTGTTGCGGGTGCCGAGGACTCCTGCAGGAGCCTGGCGGCAAAGAGCGCCGACGCCGAATTCGCTTCGGCCTGGGAGTCTGACTGGGAGAAGTTGTACAGGGTCCGGGCGGCGGCCGCCGAGGCGCCGCTTGCCTTGTGCCCCGAAGCGACTGCCTGCTGCGGGTCCGCTACTGAACTGCCGTCATGGGCTCCCGGGACGGGCGCACCGGGCACGACTACGCCGGGAGCTGTGGTTCCCGTCGCCGGGGGTTCCGAATGGTTTCCGCCCGGTGTTCCAGGGGTCACCGGCGTGCCCGGGGTTCCGGGGCCGGTCGGGGTGCCCGGATTTCCCGGGTTTGACGGCGTGCCGGGTGTTGACGGGGTTCCTGGGTCGGTAGGGGTGCCCGGCGTTCCGGGGTTTGACGGATTTCCCGGATTTCCGGGGTTGCCGGGATTTCCGGGGTTGCCCGGCAGGACGCCGTCGACCACTCCGCCAACGACTCCACCGACCACGCCGTCAACGACTCCGGTGACGCCGTCGGTCACGCCGCCGACGACGGGATTGAGGGTGTCGGTGACCGGGGCGAGGACCGCGGTGACGGGTTTGGTGACCTGATCCACGGCACCCAGGACGGGCGTCGTCACGGAAGTTACCGTGGTGAGTACGGGGCCACCACCTGGTTGGTGATGTTCTGCACGGGTGTTGAGACAGCCCCAACAACCGGGCCAACGACGGGAAGGGAGGCTACCGAGCCTTCGACCTTGTCCGTCACGTTTGTCACGGGTGTGGTGATCTTGGAAACCGTGTCGCTTCCCACCAGGTCCTTGACCACGGGAACCTGGGACACCGTGGTGTCGACCAGCTTGACGACCGGGTTGAGCAGGCCCGAAATGAGGCCCTTTCCGCCGGAAGCGGCCGGGGAGGATGAGGAAGAGTTGGGGTTCGACGAGGCGGCAAAGGCACCCGTCGATCCCAGAACCAGGAAGGCTGCGGCGATCAAGGCGGCTCCGAGGGAGAGCCGGACGGCACGGAGAATGGGCGTGGTGCCCAACGACGAATTTTCGTCATTGTCCACTGCCTTCACCCCACCCAAGGACTGCGTGTGACGGGCGCGCTTGAGGAACGCCAGTCTGAGACCGCCATGCGCCCAAAACAGGCGCAATGACCTTTTTCCAGCGTACGTCCGCTCCGCGAGAACCGCCAGAGTCTGATTAAATTTTCTGCAATATTTCGGACGGGGCACGGCTAGGCCGCTGCGCGCTCCAGGCCGGCCATGATCAGGTCCAGCCCAAACAGGAAAGCTTCGTCGGCGCGGTGCTCCCGGCCCAAACCGGCGTCAAGGGCCGCCCGCAGCGATGCGGAGGCCTTGGCTCCCGGGTCCCACACCTCCTCCGGCGCCGCAACATCCAGGGCCGAGCCCAGCACGTAGTTGTCCAGCACGGTGATTGCCTCCAGGATGCGCCGGGGCCCGAACCCGGCCTCGGCAAACCGCTCCGCCAGCACGTTGTACATGCCGATCGTGGTCTCGTCCCGTACCGAGTAGGCGGTCAGAAGCGGGATCAACCGGGGGTGCCGCGAATAGGAATTGCGGTACTGCACCGCGATGTCGCGAATGGCCGCGGCCCAGTGCGGCTCGCCCTCCGAGGCGCCCGCCACGTCGACCGCCGCCACCGCCTGCCCGCGCATGAGCTCGATGATGTCAGCCTTGCCGCTGATGTGGTTGTACAGCGAGGACGGGCTGACCCGAAGCCGCTTGGCCAGGGCGGGCAACGTGAACTCGCCCTGGGCATCCACCATGGCCAGGGCGGCCTCGGCGATGATCACGGGGGAAAGCTTCGGAGACAACGGTCGGGCCATGACGGGTTCCTTCCAAACAACGATTCCCCCAAGGATAACGAACAATATTCGTTTAACCCTTGCGCTCACGTCGACGTTGCTCCCATAATAAACGAATGACATTCGTTTTATGTGATTCCGATCTCTCCAAGGAGCAGTCATGCTGGAACTGACAGCCTTCAATCCGCCCGCCTCCTGGGCCCGCACGCAAGAAACCGGACGCGCCCCGCTGCGCGCAGCCCTGGTGCAGCACCGCTGGCAGGCCGTTCCGGACGCCGTGCGCACCGAACTCCGCGAGGGCATCTCCCGCGCCGCCACCCTTGGCGCTACCGCTGTGTTCCTGCCGGAGCTCACGCTGTCCCGCTACCCCGCGGACACCCTGCCCGAGGGCGCCCCCAACGCGACGGCCGAGGACCTGCTCACGGGCCCCACCTTCGCCTTTGCCGCGCAGGCCGCCCGCGACTTCGGCATCACGGTCCATGCGTCCCTGTTCCAGCGCGCCGACGCCGGGGACGGACTGGGCCTGAACACGGCCATCCTGGTCTCCCCCGACGGCGAGCTGCTGGCCCGGACGCACAAACTGCACATTCCGCGCACCGACGGCTACTTCGAGGACAAGTACTTCCGCCCCGGCCCCAATGCCGCGGACGCCTACCAGGTCCACGCACCCGGGGAACTGCACGGCGCCCGGCTGGGCATGCCGACCTGCTGGGATGAATGGTTCCCCGAGGTGGCCCGCATGTATTCGCTGGGCGGGGCGGAACTGCTGGTCTACCCCACGGCCATCGGCTCCGAGCCCTCCTTCCCCGACTTCGACACGCAGTCGTTATGGCAGCAGGTGATCGTGGGCAACGGCATCGCCAACGGCCTGTTCATGGTGGTCCCGAACCGCTGGGGCAACGAAGGCAACGTGGACTTCTACGGCTCCTCGTTCATCTCCGATCCCTACGGGCGCATCCTCGTCCAGGCCCCGCGCGACGAATCCGCCGTTTTGGTGGCCGACCTCGACCTTGCCCAGCGCGCCGACTGGCTGGAGCTGTTCCCGTTCCTGGCCACCCGCCGCCCCGAAACGTACGGCCGGCTCACCGCTCCCGTCGACGCCGCGCACCCCTACGGCGACCCGCAGTGGCAACCACCGGACAGGCACGCTGATGGGCTGGGTCATGCCGGCCGAAACCGCTCCGCAGTCCCGGATCTGGATGGCCTTCCCGCCCGGCGGCTATGCCCTCGGCGACACCGAGGAGGAGGCCCACGCCGCCCGCAGCTGCTGGGCCGCCGTGGCCAACGCCGCCGTCGAATTTGAACCGGTCACCATGATCGTGGCGCCCGACGACGTCGAGATCGCCGCCCGCTACCTCTCACCCGAGGTGCAGGTGAAGGTGGCACCGCTGGACGACGCCTGGATGCGCGACATTGGCCCCACCTTCGTCATGAAGGACGACGGCGGCGAGCCGCGCCTGGGTGCCGTGAACTGGGTATTCAACGGTTGGGGCGCCCAGGATTGGGCCACCTGGGGCAAGGACTCGCTCATTGGTGCAGCCGTTGGCGGATTCGCCGGCGTCGACGTCATCGATTCCCCCTTGGTCAATGAGGGTGGCGGCATCCAGGTGGACGGCGAGGGAACGGTCCTGGTCACCGAGACCGTGCAGCTGGATCCCTTCCG
Proteins encoded in this window:
- a CDS encoding nitrilase-related carbon-nitrogen hydrolase — its product is MLELTAFNPPASWARTQETGRAPLRAALVQHRWQAVPDAVRTELREGISRAATLGATAVFLPELTLSRYPADTLPEGAPNATAEDLLTGPTFAFAAQAARDFGITVHASLFQRADAGDGLGLNTAILVSPDGELLARTHKLHIPRTDGYFEDKYFRPGPNAADAYQVHAPGELHGARLGMPTCWDEWFPEVARMYSLGGAELLVYPTAIGSEPSFPDFDTQSLWQQVIVGNGIANGLFMVVPNRWGNEGNVDFYGSSFISDPYGRILVQAPRDESAVLVADLDLAQRADWLELFPFLATRRPETYGRLTAPVDAAHPYGDPQWQPPDRHADGLGHAGRNRSAVPDLDGLPARRLCPRRHRGGGPRRPQLLGRRGQRRRRI
- a CDS encoding TetR/AcrR family transcriptional regulator, coding for MARPLSPKLSPVIIAEAALAMVDAQGEFTLPALAKRLRVSPSSLYNHISGKADIIELMRGQAVAAVDVAGASEGEPHWAAAIRDIAVQYRNSYSRHPRLIPLLTAYSVRDETTIGMYNVLAERFAEAGFGPRRILEAITVLDNYVLGSALDVAAPEEVWDPGAKASASLRAALDAGLGREHRADEAFLFGLDLIMAGLERAAA